The Claveliimonas bilis genome window below encodes:
- a CDS encoding ABC transporter permease, translating to MKTVTRTAFANLKLNRTRNIISGVAILLTTLLIFSVLSIGFGAISVEFAAVNEYYPTYHVMYRQVSEENVKKLKAHNLIEDMGIREDFAYGVDDDSDILFLAMDSLGISYNKIELEEGTFPSGEKDIALPRQMLEEYGLEDARVGDEITLPFQLVEDGGLGYQTEDTFQISGFLKADINEEKKSYAALFSLDYMRSVIPAEEREYRVMFRLQNVSGSIETTDAIEEEAKNIAEDFDVSEDNVVMNNSYLLANYVDPASYAGIACIILVVVAAGILTIYSIYYITITPKVQEYGRLKAIGATKRQIRQMVFREGVFVTVIALPLGLLIGSFTARPIVETMFEISTGIETRYSEPGFNQLCIDLLKSGDVQLLHWWLYLITIAAVVVTVYLSLVKPMNLAAKISPVEAMRYNGEKPGKKKERKGFTELSLSRLTRANLSRNRKRTVLTVVAMGVIGILFMVVATVIHCADPKEIAKEEFEGDYEIYVDSWENDKMNPDRSWKNLMQNNPLSDEFISRIRQISGVEEVKVKTMIYGTLTELDPEGEILTPGIQGFDPSYASVIEDGLIEGDVTYEELEKGDKIVMDDNVAHWFPELGVGDSLDISIITDQGTVEKTFEIAGITELPSGILSSRFLLPDSVLAEYTSANLNDTCVITVDPDQKEEAFRQLDAMASTSPYLETDTYDEHLNTWRSGMQIISLLGYAFLAILGGIGVMNLINTMINSIYTRKRELGMIQAIGLSEKQLIRMLQMEGAFYTAGTLLVALGIGSAAGYGVFHYMEVNNLMNVTSYHYPILPAVILAAAVALIQLILTYVISRNFRRMSLIDRIRYSE from the coding sequence ATGAAGACAGTAACAAGGACGGCATTTGCCAATTTAAAACTGAACCGTACGAGAAATATCATAAGCGGCGTGGCCATTTTACTGACCACACTTCTGATCTTCTCGGTTCTGTCGATAGGATTTGGAGCAATATCTGTGGAATTTGCGGCAGTCAATGAATACTATCCCACTTACCATGTTATGTACCGGCAGGTTTCCGAAGAAAATGTAAAGAAGCTGAAAGCCCATAATCTGATTGAAGATATGGGAATCCGGGAGGATTTTGCCTATGGCGTGGATGACGATTCAGATATTTTGTTTCTTGCCATGGACAGTTTGGGGATCAGCTACAATAAGATAGAGCTGGAAGAGGGAACCTTCCCGTCTGGAGAGAAAGATATTGCGCTGCCCAGGCAGATGCTGGAAGAATATGGTCTGGAGGACGCACGGGTGGGAGATGAGATTACTCTTCCTTTCCAGCTGGTAGAGGATGGAGGCCTGGGTTATCAGACAGAAGATACTTTTCAGATCAGCGGTTTTTTAAAGGCAGATATTAACGAAGAGAAGAAATCCTATGCAGCCCTCTTTTCTCTGGATTACATGAGAAGTGTGATACCGGCAGAAGAGAGAGAATATCGTGTCATGTTCCGTCTGCAGAATGTGTCGGGAAGCATTGAAACAACAGACGCCATCGAGGAAGAGGCAAAGAATATTGCGGAAGATTTCGATGTCTCTGAAGACAATGTTGTTATGAATAATTCCTATCTGCTGGCAAATTATGTGGATCCTGCTTCCTATGCAGGGATAGCGTGTATCATTTTGGTGGTGGTGGCAGCAGGCATTTTGACTATCTACAGCATTTACTACATTACGATTACTCCCAAAGTACAGGAATACGGGCGTCTGAAAGCGATCGGGGCAACGAAGCGCCAGATCCGGCAGATGGTATTCCGGGAAGGGGTTTTTGTAACGGTTATTGCGCTGCCGCTTGGCCTTTTGATCGGAAGTTTTACTGCAAGGCCCATTGTAGAGACCATGTTTGAGATTTCTACCGGTATTGAGACAAGATACAGTGAACCGGGATTCAATCAGCTCTGTATCGACCTGCTGAAAAGCGGCGATGTGCAACTCCTTCACTGGTGGCTGTATCTCATTACGATCGCTGCTGTGGTAGTTACGGTGTATTTATCTCTTGTAAAACCGATGAATCTGGCGGCAAAGATCTCGCCGGTGGAGGCTATGCGTTACAACGGAGAAAAGCCGGGGAAAAAGAAGGAGAGGAAAGGTTTTACAGAACTTAGCCTTTCACGCTTGACAAGAGCGAACTTAAGCAGAAACAGAAAGCGTACTGTACTTACGGTTGTTGCAATGGGAGTGATCGGGATCCTCTTTATGGTAGTGGCAACAGTGATCCACTGTGCAGATCCAAAGGAGATTGCCAAGGAAGAATTTGAAGGCGATTACGAAATTTACGTGGACAGCTGGGAGAATGATAAGATGAATCCGGACCGCTCCTGGAAGAACCTGATGCAGAATAATCCCTTAAGCGATGAATTTATCAGCCGGATCCGGCAGATTTCCGGTGTGGAAGAGGTGAAGGTCAAGACGATGATCTACGGTACCCTTACAGAGCTTGATCCTGAAGGGGAAATATTAACGCCCGGTATCCAGGGGTTTGATCCATCCTATGCCTCTGTGATCGAGGACGGACTTATAGAGGGGGATGTAACCTATGAAGAGCTGGAAAAGGGAGACAAGATTGTGATGGATGATAATGTGGCGCACTGGTTCCCGGAGCTTGGAGTGGGGGATTCATTGGATATCTCCATAATCACCGATCAGGGTACGGTAGAGAAGACATTTGAAATTGCGGGAATTACGGAGCTTCCCAGCGGTATATTAAGCAGCAGATTCCTTTTGCCGGACAGCGTGCTGGCGGAGTATACTTCCGCAAATTTAAATGATACCTGTGTTATTACAGTGGATCCTGATCAGAAAGAAGAAGCTTTCAGGCAGCTCGATGCGATGGCTTCCACCAGTCCTTATCTGGAAACAGACACCTATGATGAACATCTGAATACATGGAGAAGCGGAATGCAGATCATAAGTCTGCTGGGATATGCGTTTCTTGCCATCCTCGGCGGGATCGGGGTGATGAATCTGATCAACACGATGATCAACAGCATCTACACAAGAAAAAGAGAACTGGGCATGATACAGGCCATTGGCCTTTCTGAAAAGCAGCTGATCCGTATGCTGCAGATGGAGGGAGCTTTCTATACGGCAGGTACGCTGCTTGTTGCGCTGGGAATCGGAAGCGCGGCAGGGTATGGCGTGTTCCATTATATGGAAGTGAATAATCTGATGAATGTAACGTCCTACCATTACCCGATTCTTCCGGCAGTGATACTTGCTGCAGCGGTAGCGCTCATTCAGCTTATTCTCACTTACGTAATTTCCAGGAATTTCCGAAGGATGAGCCTAATTGACCGCATACGCTATTCCGAATAA
- a CDS encoding ABC transporter ATP-binding protein, with protein sequence MKAILETVDLVKYYGTGDNLVKAIDHTDLQIIPGEFAAIVGRSGSGKSTLLHMLGGLDRPDSGKVLIEGRDIFKLKDEKLAVFRRRKIGFVFQSYNLVPSLNVWENIVLPIGLDGRKVDQDFVMSIVRRIGIEDKLHALPSTLSGGQQQRVAIARALASRPAIILADEPTGNLDSKNEIEVVSLLKSCVTEYGQTLVMITHDETIAQMADRMILIEDGKVVRA encoded by the coding sequence ATGAAGGCAATATTAGAAACAGTAGATTTGGTAAAGTATTACGGGACAGGGGATAACCTTGTCAAGGCTATAGATCATACCGATCTTCAGATCATCCCGGGAGAGTTTGCAGCCATCGTCGGGAGAAGCGGTTCCGGGAAAAGTACGCTTCTTCATATGCTGGGAGGGCTGGACCGGCCGGATTCCGGAAAAGTGCTGATCGAGGGCAGAGATATTTTCAAGCTGAAAGATGAAAAGCTGGCAGTATTTCGCAGGAGGAAGATCGGTTTTGTCTTCCAAAGCTATAATCTGGTTCCATCTCTGAATGTGTGGGAAAACATTGTTCTCCCCATTGGACTGGACGGGAGAAAGGTAGATCAGGATTTTGTGATGAGTATTGTCCGCCGTATTGGAATAGAGGATAAACTCCATGCGCTGCCGAGCACTCTGTCCGGCGGTCAGCAGCAGAGAGTTGCTATTGCCCGCGCGCTTGCTTCACGTCCGGCTATTATCCTGGCAGACGAACCGACAGGAAATCTGGATTCCAAAAATGAGATTGAAGTAGTCAGTCTCCTGAAGAGCTGTGTGACAGAATATGGACAGACGCTTGTAATGATCACCCACGATGAGACGATCGCGCAGATGGCAGATCGGATGATCCTGATCGAGGACGGTAAGGTGGTGAGAGCATGA
- a CDS encoding AAA family ATPase yields MIPVKLILSAFGSYAGREEIDFEKAGAGIFLVSGDTGAGKTTVFDAITYALYDQTSGGKRDGNMMRSQYAGLDTPTFVDFTFRYREQLYRIVRSPEYERPSRRKGKDGKPGTTVEKAKVSLYLPDGSEFMGKKGEVNRKIVEIIGLDAGQFTQTVMLAQGDFLKLLYARSDERKEIFSRIFQTDIFAQIQRKLREKARALYGQIQDAKKSEEQEVSHIFYPDEGEYKERIREAVLPQDRQEILKEILKEGTGREKGILKEAKKIQEALEQLNEDLAKAEQLNENFRRYAEAEKEVRDLQAQEDRMEEVKKQLERCGQAEKVQGVYRLFEESSRREKELEESIRQLEMIREEKNREGKEETERKSKTEQKLEEGRQTYEKFRQQAAALTEELEKRKDDKVRLTLSRTREQEAQEKIRQIRVILERFPDLRKLEKKKQKTWNDLEEGKGIYEEAMKEYFLKNERFLKEQAGILAGGLEEGTPCPVCGSLHHPSPAVLTGEPISQEDVREARKKRDLAECKKDEYQQKFLEAGQAYSAAVKVVTEEGKKVTPDLPEEAALMEAFLEKETVRKEEILEERRKEREEAEEAVKRREELEEKQKGLVKCQEDVYMQMEEYRLKIQETDHCLRSLEQERSRLEGEKEARIKELERAAKEKEALRCKFRETLEEEGFSDEEAYIESLLDEESKTRLQKEYDDYGQRCIEAKSRQDTWQRALEGKTEQDTTEMKERKRSMEDKKEELEKEQKIWYSRNENNRIVREHLKKICEKLEKLQEDYTCLGTLDQTANGNLSGAVKIDFESYVQRQYFRQIIGFANQRLNIMTGGAFLLKCRALEDLGMRGNAGLDLDVYSMETGKVRDVRTLSGGESFMAALSMALGMSDAISRSAGGIQMKTMFVDEGFGSLDDYSREQAIGTLRNLAGEDRMIGIISHVTELKESIDKQLIVTKTKKGSHVRWSL; encoded by the coding sequence ATGATTCCGGTAAAGCTTATTTTGTCTGCATTTGGATCTTATGCAGGAAGAGAAGAAATCGATTTTGAGAAGGCAGGAGCCGGAATCTTTCTTGTGAGCGGGGATACCGGGGCGGGTAAGACGACAGTCTTTGACGCCATTACTTATGCGCTCTATGATCAGACCAGCGGGGGGAAACGTGACGGAAATATGATGAGGAGTCAGTATGCCGGTCTGGATACGCCTACTTTTGTAGATTTTACCTTCCGGTATCGGGAGCAGCTTTACCGGATTGTGAGAAGTCCGGAATATGAAAGGCCAAGCAGACGAAAAGGAAAGGATGGGAAACCGGGAACGACGGTGGAAAAAGCGAAGGTTTCCCTTTATCTTCCTGACGGCAGTGAGTTTATGGGAAAGAAAGGGGAGGTCAACCGAAAAATCGTAGAGATTATCGGACTGGATGCAGGGCAGTTTACTCAGACAGTTATGCTGGCCCAGGGAGATTTCCTGAAACTTCTTTATGCCAGATCAGACGAGCGGAAAGAAATATTTTCCCGCATTTTTCAGACAGATATATTTGCACAGATCCAGAGGAAACTCAGGGAGAAGGCGCGGGCTTTATACGGGCAGATCCAGGATGCAAAGAAGTCGGAGGAACAGGAGGTTTCCCATATTTTTTATCCGGATGAAGGCGAATATAAAGAGCGGATCCGGGAGGCAGTTCTGCCGCAGGACAGACAGGAGATCTTAAAAGAAATTCTGAAAGAAGGGACAGGAAGAGAAAAGGGCATTCTAAAAGAAGCAAAAAAGATACAGGAAGCGTTGGAGCAGCTGAACGAAGACCTGGCAAAGGCAGAACAGTTAAATGAAAATTTCCGAAGATACGCGGAGGCAGAGAAAGAAGTAAGAGATCTGCAGGCTCAGGAAGACCGGATGGAGGAAGTAAAGAAGCAGCTGGAGCGGTGCGGGCAGGCAGAAAAGGTACAGGGTGTATACCGCCTTTTTGAGGAAAGCTCCCGACGGGAAAAAGAGCTGGAAGAATCGATCCGTCAGCTGGAGATGATAAGAGAGGAAAAGAATCGGGAGGGCAAAGAAGAGACGGAGAGGAAAAGTAAGACAGAACAGAAGTTAGAAGAAGGCAGGCAGACTTATGAAAAGTTCCGGCAGCAGGCAGCTGCCCTGACAGAAGAGCTGGAAAAGCGAAAAGACGACAAGGTCCGTCTTACTCTTAGCAGAACAAGAGAACAGGAAGCGCAGGAAAAAATCCGCCAGATCCGGGTGATCTTAGAGCGTTTTCCGGATCTTCGCAAGCTGGAAAAAAAGAAACAAAAGACCTGGAATGACCTGGAAGAGGGCAAAGGCATTTATGAAGAAGCCATGAAAGAGTATTTTCTGAAAAATGAAAGATTTCTCAAAGAGCAGGCAGGGATTTTGGCGGGCGGACTGGAAGAGGGAACGCCCTGCCCGGTGTGCGGTTCCCTTCATCATCCTTCGCCGGCGGTACTTACCGGTGAACCCATTTCGCAGGAAGATGTAAGGGAAGCAAGGAAAAAGCGGGATCTGGCGGAATGTAAGAAGGATGAATACCAGCAGAAATTTCTGGAAGCCGGTCAGGCTTACAGCGCCGCTGTCAAAGTTGTGACAGAAGAAGGCAAAAAGGTGACTCCTGACCTCCCGGAAGAGGCGGCTCTTATGGAAGCTTTTCTGGAAAAGGAGACAGTAAGGAAAGAAGAAATTCTCGAAGAGAGACGGAAAGAGAGGGAAGAGGCAGAAGAAGCGGTCAAAAGGCGGGAAGAACTGGAGGAGAAACAGAAGGGCCTGGTAAAATGTCAGGAAGATGTCTACATGCAGATGGAAGAGTATCGTCTCAAAATTCAGGAAACAGATCATTGTCTAAGGAGTCTGGAACAGGAAAGAAGCCGTCTTGAAGGAGAAAAAGAAGCGCGCATCAAGGAGCTTGAACGGGCGGCAAAAGAAAAGGAAGCGCTGCGCTGTAAGTTCCGGGAGACGCTGGAAGAGGAGGGATTTTCGGACGAAGAGGCATATATCGAAAGCCTTCTGGATGAAGAGAGCAAAACAAGGCTGCAGAAAGAGTACGATGATTACGGTCAGAGATGCATTGAGGCAAAGAGCCGGCAAGATACGTGGCAGAGAGCGCTGGAAGGAAAGACGGAGCAGGATACAACAGAAATGAAAGAACGGAAGCGTTCCATGGAAGATAAAAAAGAAGAGCTGGAAAAAGAGCAGAAAATCTGGTACAGCCGGAACGAAAATAACAGGATCGTCCGGGAGCATTTAAAGAAGATCTGTGAAAAACTCGAAAAGCTTCAGGAGGACTATACCTGTCTTGGCACTCTGGATCAGACTGCAAACGGCAATCTTTCCGGAGCGGTAAAAATAGATTTTGAATCCTATGTGCAAAGACAGTATTTCAGACAGATCATTGGATTTGCAAATCAGAGACTGAATATCATGACAGGAGGGGCATTCCTTTTGAAATGCCGTGCCCTGGAAGATCTGGGAATGCGGGGCAATGCCGGCCTTGACCTGGATGTTTACAGCATGGAAACCGGAAAAGTCAGAGATGTACGTACTTTATCAGGCGGAGAATCTTTTATGGCCGCGCTTTCCATGGCGCTGGGCATGTCGGATGCTATTTCAAGAAGCGCCGGAGGTATCCAGATGAAGACTATGTTTGTGGACGAAGGCTTCGGCTCTCTGGATGATTATTCCAGGGAGCAGGCAATTGGAACTTTGAGGAACCTGGCAGGTGAGGATCGGATGATCGGTATTATTTCCCATGTTACGGAATTGAAGGAGAGCATTGACAAGCAGCTTATTGTGACAAAGACAAAAAAGGGAAGTCATGTACGCTGGAGTCTGTGA
- a CDS encoding sensor histidine kinase encodes MDRRKSQRVALIAGLLFLVLLAEGILFIAAGNAVQKEEERKLGALVSLDPGREAEYVEIFQGEASEGEASAGQEILERYGYRAADIRFFQTIGGYAAVMGGVFLLGSLGVALIGVGSAKQRQRETEEKQRLEEELKELKMSFDRTEERLRREEQETKSLITDISHQLKTPMAALKMSYELTQSTELTEEEKDEFTAREAEEVAKLETLLDSFVHLSRLEADMIRISPVRASLRSTLTQAVSSVYMKAYRRNIDISMEEFEDRQILHDPKWTGEAFVNILDNAVKYSGEGTKITIKVTELVSYIMIEVEDEGIGIPSGEMHKIFQRFFRGESEKVKAMDGSGVGLYLSRKILEDQGGTISVRKGQRSGSNFIVTLPL; translated from the coding sequence ATGGACAGAAGAAAGTCTCAAAGAGTAGCTCTGATAGCAGGGCTGCTTTTTCTTGTTCTGCTGGCAGAAGGAATCCTATTCATTGCGGCGGGAAATGCCGTGCAAAAGGAAGAAGAGAGGAAACTTGGGGCCCTTGTATCTCTGGATCCCGGCCGCGAAGCGGAGTATGTGGAGATCTTTCAAGGAGAAGCGTCCGAAGGAGAGGCGTCCGCCGGACAGGAAATATTGGAACGGTATGGCTACCGTGCAGCGGATATACGGTTTTTTCAGACAATCGGAGGATATGCAGCAGTCATGGGAGGTGTTTTTCTCCTTGGCTCCTTAGGGGTGGCGCTGATCGGAGTGGGAAGTGCAAAGCAGCGCCAGCGGGAGACAGAAGAAAAACAGCGCCTGGAAGAAGAGCTGAAAGAGCTGAAAATGAGCTTTGACCGGACAGAAGAAAGACTGCGAAGAGAAGAACAGGAAACAAAAAGTCTGATCACCGACATTTCTCATCAGCTGAAGACTCCTATGGCTGCTTTGAAAATGAGCTATGAATTGACACAGTCTACAGAGCTGACGGAAGAAGAGAAAGATGAATTTACTGCCAGGGAGGCAGAGGAAGTGGCAAAACTGGAAACTCTTCTTGATTCCTTTGTTCACCTTTCCCGGCTGGAAGCGGATATGATCCGTATTTCTCCTGTGAGAGCCAGTCTTCGAAGCACTTTGACCCAGGCGGTCAGCAGCGTTTATATGAAAGCGTACCGCCGGAACATAGATATTTCCATGGAGGAATTTGAGGATCGCCAGATCCTGCATGATCCGAAGTGGACCGGTGAGGCGTTTGTCAATATTCTGGACAATGCAGTGAAATATTCCGGAGAAGGTACGAAGATCACAATAAAAGTAACGGAACTGGTTTCCTATATTATGATCGAGGTGGAGGATGAGGGAATCGGAATCCCTTCCGGCGAGATGCACAAGATTTTTCAGCGATTTTTCCGAGGAGAGAGTGAGAAGGTTAAGGCGATGGACGGTTCAGGAGTAGGTCTCTACCTTTCCAGGAAAATACTGGAAGATCAGGGAGGAACGATCAGTGTCAGAAAAGGACAGCGGAGCGGGAGCAATTTTATTGTGACTCTTCCTTTATAA
- a CDS encoding arsenate reductase family protein has product MLFIEYPKCTTCKRAKKYLEEHKVTFEDRHIVEDNPTKEELTEWIKRSGYPIRKFFNTSGMKYRELGLKDKLDTMSDEEKIELLASDGMLVKRPLLIDDNRILVGFREKEWTF; this is encoded by the coding sequence ATGCTATTTATTGAATACCCGAAATGCACTACTTGCAAGCGTGCAAAAAAATATTTAGAGGAACACAAAGTGACATTTGAGGACCGTCATATTGTAGAGGACAATCCGACAAAAGAAGAGCTGACAGAATGGATCAAAAGGAGCGGATATCCGATCCGAAAATTTTTCAATACCAGCGGAATGAAATATCGGGAACTGGGACTGAAAGATAAGCTGGACACCATGAGCGATGAGGAGAAAATAGAGCTTCTGGCAAGCGACGGAATGTTGGTAAAACGTCCTCTTCTGATCGATGATAACAGGATTTTAGTAGGATTTCGGGAAAAAGAGTGGACATTTTAA
- a CDS encoding Fic family protein: MPLFDNENRILQIEAEKEEIFQHLENPLISQPFTEDFARRFSWSTNAIEGNTLSLEETIAVIDYDEVRSNHTYAEYTDAKNAYYAIQKMLLPFVKKTIDEEWIRQANGYIRHMQGEYRETTVYIGNLSEAVYYPPDPQDVPALMKEWIRETNTEATTVKEIFERIAASHVRFERIHPFLDGNGRTGRMIINQQLINSGFLPVSIPPTVKYREAFRRYDKREDLSEMVYVLLKSEQESFERVRSLALKLSKDREKQRKEMKHIQNR; the protein is encoded by the coding sequence ATGCCATTATTTGACAACGAAAATCGGATCTTACAAATTGAAGCAGAAAAAGAAGAAATTTTTCAGCATTTGGAAAACCCACTGATCAGTCAGCCGTTTACGGAAGATTTTGCCAGGAGATTTTCATGGAGTACGAATGCAATTGAGGGGAATACTCTGTCACTGGAAGAAACGATCGCTGTGATTGATTATGATGAAGTAAGATCGAACCATACCTATGCTGAATATACAGATGCAAAAAATGCTTACTATGCAATTCAGAAAATGCTGCTTCCATTTGTAAAAAAAACCATTGATGAAGAGTGGATCAGGCAGGCGAATGGCTATATCAGACATATGCAGGGAGAATATAGAGAAACCACAGTTTACATTGGAAATCTGTCTGAAGCCGTATACTACCCGCCGGATCCGCAGGATGTTCCGGCGCTCATGAAAGAATGGATCAGGGAGACAAATACAGAGGCGACGACTGTGAAAGAGATTTTTGAAAGGATTGCAGCCAGTCATGTCCGTTTTGAACGGATCCATCCTTTTTTAGATGGGAATGGCAGGACCGGGAGGATGATCATAAATCAGCAGTTGATCAACAGCGGTTTCCTGCCGGTCTCAATCCCGCCGACCGTAAAGTACAGAGAAGCATTCAGAAGGTATGACAAAAGAGAAGATCTCTCAGAAATGGTCTATGTTTTGTTGAAAAGCGAACAGGAATCTTTTGAAAGAGTCCGCAGTCTGGCTTTGAAACTTTCCAAAGATCGGGAGAAACAGAGAAAAGAAATGAAACATATACAAAACAGATAG
- a CDS encoding response regulator transcription factor → MKKILLLEDDKNLNYGITLKLQKEGYEVSSAFSLKEAEELFVPGRIDLVICDVNLPDGSGLDFCTRIRKKSNVFILFLTALDSEIDMVNAYDLGADDYMTKPFSLMVLVSKVHAFMRRLGSDGALIRSGEISVNYSEMKAYKNKEPVSLSKKELQLLLFLLENAGQIVSKEQILEKVWDLDGQFVDENTVPVNISRLKSKIGNDYIRNVRGLGYIWTEESLKE, encoded by the coding sequence ATGAAAAAGATACTATTGCTGGAAGATGACAAAAATCTGAATTATGGAATTACACTGAAATTGCAAAAAGAGGGATATGAAGTATCTTCTGCCTTCTCCCTGAAGGAGGCAGAAGAACTTTTTGTACCCGGCAGGATCGATCTTGTCATATGCGATGTCAACCTCCCTGACGGGAGCGGTCTGGATTTCTGCACCAGAATCCGCAAAAAAAGCAATGTATTTATTTTGTTCCTCACTGCGCTTGATTCGGAGATCGATATGGTAAATGCTTATGATCTGGGGGCGGACGATTATATGACAAAGCCTTTCAGTCTTATGGTGCTGGTCTCCAAGGTTCATGCGTTTATGAGACGTCTGGGCAGTGATGGCGCGCTGATCCGGTCAGGGGAAATTTCCGTGAATTACAGTGAGATGAAGGCATACAAAAATAAGGAACCTGTTTCCTTGAGTAAAAAAGAGCTGCAGCTTTTGCTGTTCCTTCTGGAAAATGCAGGGCAGATTGTATCAAAAGAACAGATCCTTGAGAAAGTATGGGATCTGGACGGGCAGTTTGTGGATGAAAATACAGTTCCGGTTAATATCAGCAGGCTGAAGTCGAAGATCGGGAATGACTATATTCGGAATGTGAGGGGGCTCGGATATATATGGACAGAAGAAAGTCTCAAAGAGTAG
- a CDS encoding AAA family ATPase — protein MTENTIITIGRQFGSGGHEIGNMLAQRLNIPLYDKNLIHMAAQEIGISNEAAENLNETVLGRFLSAYVVNLGDYTTFMSGEDTEPLSDRMYRVQTELVKKLADRSSCVIVGRCADYILGDYSSCIHVFIHAFKEDRIRRISRIYKLTEKQAWDKIKRTDRERKLYYEAHTGRDWGSIESHQILFNASLMGVEGIVDALEAIYRSKEKGV, from the coding sequence ATGACGGAGAATACCATCATTACCATTGGACGGCAGTTTGGAAGCGGCGGGCATGAGATCGGGAATATGCTTGCCCAGAGACTGAATATCCCTCTTTATGATAAGAATTTAATCCATATGGCAGCCCAGGAAATCGGAATTAGCAATGAAGCAGCTGAAAACCTTAATGAGACAGTTTTGGGAAGATTTTTGTCTGCCTATGTTGTAAATTTGGGTGATTATACCACATTTATGAGCGGGGAAGATACAGAACCACTAAGTGATCGTATGTACCGGGTACAGACAGAACTTGTGAAGAAACTGGCTGACCGCAGCTCCTGCGTTATTGTTGGAAGATGTGCGGATTATATACTGGGTGATTACAGCAGCTGTATCCACGTGTTTATCCATGCATTCAAAGAGGACCGGATCCGGAGAATCTCACGCATATACAAGCTGACGGAAAAGCAGGCGTGGGACAAGATCAAACGGACGGATCGGGAGAGGAAACTTTATTACGAAGCACATACAGGAAGAGACTGGGGGAGCATAGAATCTCATCAGATCCTGTTCAATGCCAGTCTCATGGGAGTAGAGGGAATCGTGGACGCTCTGGAGGCAATTTACAGATCAAAGGAGAAAGGAGTATAG
- a CDS encoding DUF1294 domain-containing protein codes for MKPFIIYLIFINILTFFIYGLDKHKARKNKWRIPEKQLFFLAFIGGSIGAEAGMLCFRHKTKHPRFMIGIPAIFLLQLCLLFGIAYAVN; via the coding sequence ATGAAACCATTTATCATTTACCTCATTTTTATTAATATCCTTACCTTTTTCATCTATGGCCTGGACAAACACAAAGCCCGGAAAAACAAATGGCGTATTCCCGAAAAGCAGCTGTTCTTCCTGGCTTTTATAGGGGGAAGCATAGGCGCCGAAGCGGGGATGCTCTGTTTCCGCCACAAAACAAAACATCCCCGCTTTATGATCGGCATCCCTGCCATCTTCCTTCTTCAATTGTGTCTTTTATTCGGAATAGCGTATGCGGTCAATTAG